One genomic segment of Desulfomicrobium sp. ZS1 includes these proteins:
- a CDS encoding molybdopterin-dependent oxidoreductase yields the protein MTITACTLDCPDACSLVAESGVDGLRLRGNPDHPFTRGFVCPKLDVHRRRLGSPHRLRSPRLKVDGVWQDISWDEAMGLCAEKIALYRAEPRSILHVRGSGNRGVVKALSNLFFRRLGVSGLHGSLCDEAGIAACTEDFGCLRTNDISDILNTSALINWGRDLARGSVHMAAMVRALRKKGVPVVTIAPGEDTAKGFTDHFVRVRPGTDRFLAAAVLREVLRRQGIAPEVGVACRDLTGFEELLAGCGPELLEWCGATPADVALLADHYAGATPVATLLGWGLQRYSFGGQNVRFINALAMLSGQVGRSGGGTYYGLSSMANFELPWKRETAYGRTLLMPDLARELRRADPPVRMAWIECINPANQFPEAAEVARALAGLDFVVVADAFMTDTAEVADLILPVALMLEQEDVVGSFLHEYVQLSAKAVEPPAGVRTDYRILSDLGARLFPPVTLPGPEEALRQALGSPTLNVSLEELRSRGYVRSTHGPVAFEGLRFGHADGLYRLPPRLDPPMTTVDGGYPLQLLTLINRRFVHSQIPPEEQTGEPVVTVHPRTLEGLGIAPGAGWLVTELGRLAVQLAADESMHPDCAVYRRGPWGKLGGGVNRIIGFVETDMGGGGAYYEQRCRLERRDQ from the coding sequence ATGACCATCACCGCCTGCACCCTCGATTGTCCCGATGCCTGTTCCCTTGTGGCCGAAAGCGGCGTGGATGGCCTGCGCCTGCGCGGCAATCCGGACCACCCCTTCACGCGCGGCTTTGTCTGCCCCAAGCTCGATGTGCATCGCAGACGCCTGGGCAGTCCGCATCGCCTGCGTTCCCCCCGGCTCAAGGTGGACGGGGTCTGGCAGGATATAAGCTGGGACGAGGCCATGGGTCTGTGCGCCGAGAAGATTGCCCTGTACCGGGCCGAGCCCCGCTCCATCCTGCATGTGCGCGGCTCGGGCAACCGGGGCGTGGTCAAGGCGCTGTCGAACCTCTTCTTCCGCAGGCTGGGAGTCTCCGGCCTGCACGGGTCGTTGTGCGACGAGGCCGGGATAGCGGCCTGCACGGAAGATTTCGGCTGCCTGCGCACCAACGACATTTCGGACATCCTGAACACGTCGGCGCTCATCAACTGGGGCCGCGATCTGGCGCGTGGCTCGGTGCACATGGCGGCCATGGTCCGCGCCCTGCGCAAGAAGGGCGTGCCGGTGGTGACCATCGCGCCCGGAGAGGACACGGCCAAGGGTTTCACGGACCATTTCGTGCGCGTGAGGCCGGGAACGGACCGGTTCCTGGCCGCGGCCGTGCTGCGCGAGGTGCTGCGCCGCCAGGGAATCGCGCCGGAGGTGGGGGTCGCGTGCCGTGATCTGACCGGCTTCGAAGAGCTGCTCGCCGGGTGCGGGCCAGAGCTTCTGGAGTGGTGCGGGGCAACGCCTGCGGATGTAGCGCTGCTGGCGGACCATTACGCCGGGGCCACGCCCGTGGCCACGCTTCTGGGCTGGGGTCTGCAACGCTATTCCTTTGGCGGCCAGAACGTGCGCTTCATCAACGCCCTGGCCATGCTCTCGGGCCAGGTGGGCAGAAGCGGCGGCGGAACCTATTATGGCTTAAGCTCCATGGCCAACTTCGAACTGCCCTGGAAGAGGGAGACGGCATATGGCCGGACTCTGCTTATGCCCGATTTGGCTCGGGAACTCCGCCGCGCAGATCCCCCCGTGCGCATGGCCTGGATCGAATGCATCAACCCCGCCAACCAGTTCCCGGAGGCGGCCGAGGTGGCCCGCGCCCTTGCCGGGCTCGATTTTGTCGTGGTCGCCGACGCCTTCATGACGGATACGGCGGAGGTGGCGGACCTGATCCTGCCCGTGGCGCTGATGCTTGAACAGGAGGATGTTGTCGGCTCCTTTCTGCACGAATACGTGCAGCTGAGCGCCAAGGCCGTGGAGCCGCCGGCAGGCGTGCGCACGGATTACCGGATTTTGTCCGATTTGGGGGCCCGGCTCTTTCCCCCGGTGACTTTGCCAGGGCCCGAGGAGGCCCTGCGCCAGGCGCTCGGTTCTCCGACCTTGAACGTCAGCCTCGAAGAGCTGCGCAGCCGGGGATATGTCCGCTCCACCCACGGGCCGGTGGCCTTCGAGGGCCTGCGCTTCGGACACGCGGACGGGCTTTACCGCCTGCCTCCCCGCCTGGACCCGCCGATGACGACCGTGGACGGTGGCTATCCCCTACAGCTCTTGACGCTCATCAACCGCCGCTTCGTCCATTCCCAGATCCCGCCCGAGGAGCAGACCGGCGAGCCTGTGGTGACGGTGCATCCGCGCACCCTCGAAGGCCTCGGCATCGCGCCCGGAGCGGGCTGGCTTGTCACGGAGCTTGGGCGGCTCGCGGTGCAGCTCGCGGCGGATGAGTCCATGCACCCGGACTGCGCGGTCTACCGGCGTGGGCCGTGGGGCAAATTGGGAGGCGGGGTGAACCGCATCATCGGGTTCGTGGAGACGGACATGGGCGGGGGCGGCGCGTACTATGAGCAGCGCTGCCGCCTGGAGCGCAGGGATCAGTAG
- a CDS encoding LexA family transcriptional regulator produces the protein MSNLLQLSTPSHERLEILGRAVSEPRHGTPLYLDRISAGFPSPADDYIETALDLNTYLIRNPAATFMVRVSGDSMTGAGISDGDVLVVDRSEQPAHGKIVVAVLDGELTVKRLVMKNGQTLLAPENPCYQPITVGEGQDLHVWGVVTGVVRKL, from the coding sequence ATGTCAAACCTTCTTCAGCTGAGCACCCCCAGCCACGAACGGCTCGAAATCCTGGGCCGCGCCGTCAGTGAGCCACGTCACGGCACGCCCCTCTATCTGGACCGCATCTCGGCCGGTTTTCCGTCTCCGGCCGACGACTACATCGAAACGGCCCTGGACCTGAACACCTATCTGATCCGTAACCCCGCCGCCACATTCATGGTCCGGGTCAGCGGAGATTCCATGACCGGCGCGGGCATCAGCGACGGCGACGTCCTGGTCGTGGACCGCTCCGAACAGCCCGCCCACGGCAAAATCGTGGTCGCGGTGCTGGACGGGGAACTGACGGTCAAACGCCTGGTCATGAAAAACGGGCAGACCCTGCTCGCCCCGGAAAACCCCTGCTACCAGCCCATCACCGTGGGCGAAGGCCAGGACCTGCACGTCTGGGGCGTGGTCACGGGCGTGGTGCGGAAACTCTAG
- a CDS encoding HPP family protein, translated as MIEIRLVLPNRREFRRDLYRPGVISLSRILWGSTGAGLFLTLIALACDATGVSVLYPPLAATCFIGATCTYLRVARPKSVIVGHFISAVGGLLGVAAGEAMFGGTDLAIPAKLGLAVFFSAVFMQILDADHPPAAATAAIPAILPLPVPAAMLPLHMAWGAVLAVVFTVVWNRVWFECPAPDEGCPRSWLNLGMDKPDIAGTGICVLASLLMCAKPWSEGVYTAGLWVMSAGLAVMSLHHFFGARVLVARADKCPAAAPILGRSGPIPGSNTKEEKHEQ; from the coding sequence ATGATCGAAATCCGGCTGGTACTGCCGAACAGGCGCGAATTCAGGCGAGACCTTTATCGACCCGGAGTCATCTCCCTGTCGAGAATCCTGTGGGGCTCCACGGGCGCGGGGCTGTTTCTGACGCTCATCGCCCTGGCCTGCGACGCCACCGGCGTCAGCGTGCTCTATCCCCCCCTGGCCGCGACCTGCTTCATCGGCGCAACCTGCACCTACCTGCGCGTGGCCCGGCCCAAATCGGTCATCGTCGGCCATTTCATCTCCGCCGTGGGCGGTCTGCTGGGCGTCGCAGCAGGCGAGGCGATGTTTGGCGGCACAGACCTTGCCATCCCCGCCAAACTCGGCCTGGCCGTCTTTTTTTCGGCCGTGTTCATGCAGATCCTGGACGCCGACCATCCCCCGGCCGCTGCCACCGCAGCCATCCCGGCCATCCTGCCGCTGCCGGTCCCGGCGGCCATGCTGCCCCTGCACATGGCCTGGGGCGCGGTCCTGGCCGTGGTCTTCACCGTGGTCTGGAACCGCGTCTGGTTCGAATGCCCGGCCCCGGACGAAGGCTGCCCACGATCATGGCTCAACCTGGGCATGGACAAGCCCGACATCGCCGGCACGGGCATCTGCGTTCTCGCGTCTCTGCTCATGTGCGCCAAACCGTGGAGCGAGGGCGTCTATACCGCAGGACTCTGGGTCATGTCGGCCGGGCTTGCCGTCATGTCCCTGCATCATTTCTTCGGCGCGCGGGTGCTGGTCGCGCGGGCGGATAAATGCCCTGCCGCAGCGCCGATATTGGGCAGATCCGGGCCCATTCCCGGGTCAAACACGAAGGAGGAGAAACATGAACAGTAA
- a CDS encoding PilZ domain-containing protein, with protein MINKRRSPRKASLERCSVELYASSKGPFESRIVNYSDTGLMIEMDQPLTRGEPVKILFHPGAENALRLGETYCVGMVRWCAPQEGLFSSRYGVGLEMAQASARRKNFRAA; from the coding sequence ATGATCAACAAAAGAAGATCACCACGCAAGGCCAGTCTGGAGCGTTGCAGCGTGGAACTGTACGCATCGTCCAAAGGCCCGTTCGAGTCCCGCATCGTCAACTACAGCGACACGGGCCTGATGATCGAAATGGACCAGCCCCTGACCCGGGGAGAGCCTGTGAAAATCCTCTTCCACCCCGGAGCCGAAAACGCGCTGCGGCTCGGCGAAACCTACTGCGTAGGCATGGTCCGCTGGTGCGCCCCGCAGGAAGGTCTGTTTTCGAGCAGGTACGGAGTCGGCCTGGAAATGGCACAAGCCTCCGCCAGAAGAAAGAACTTCCGAGCGGCCTGA
- the uvsE gene encoding UV DNA damage repair endonuclease UvsE, with the protein MRFGLCCLFVAEKISFRATTAKVLGAMDRKAALAKVSGICLHNADNLLLAVRAAQRLGIGAFRITSPLFPRMTHPEVGYALEDLPQAETIAARMDAVRTFAQEHDIRLSFHPDQFVVLSSPHAHVVENSVRELEYHALLAEMVGADVINIHGGGVYGDRPAALARFAETFKRLPENVAARLSVENDDVSYTVADLLPLCTKLGLPLVYDAHHHRCNPDGLGVCAATELAATTWHGREPYCHISSPREGWNANPKPHADYIDPTDIPQCWHGRAMTVDVEAKAKELAVVRLMHDLNV; encoded by the coding sequence ATGCGTTTCGGATTGTGCTGCCTCTTCGTGGCCGAAAAAATTTCCTTTCGCGCCACCACGGCCAAGGTTCTCGGCGCCATGGATCGCAAGGCGGCCCTGGCCAAGGTATCAGGCATCTGCCTGCACAACGCGGACAATCTGCTCCTGGCCGTGCGGGCGGCGCAGCGGCTCGGCATCGGAGCCTTCCGCATCACCTCGCCCCTGTTTCCGCGCATGACCCACCCCGAGGTCGGCTACGCCCTGGAAGACCTGCCCCAGGCCGAAACCATCGCCGCGCGCATGGACGCCGTCAGAACGTTCGCGCAGGAACACGACATCCGCCTGAGCTTCCACCCGGACCAGTTCGTGGTCCTGTCCTCGCCCCATGCCCACGTGGTCGAAAACTCCGTGCGCGAACTGGAATACCACGCCCTGCTGGCCGAAATGGTCGGCGCGGACGTCATCAACATCCACGGCGGCGGGGTCTATGGGGACAGGCCTGCCGCCCTGGCCCGCTTCGCCGAAACCTTCAAGCGCCTGCCCGAAAACGTGGCCGCGCGGCTCTCCGTGGAGAACGACGACGTGAGCTACACCGTGGCCGACCTGTTGCCCCTGTGCACGAAGCTTGGGCTGCCACTGGTCTACGACGCGCACCATCACCGCTGCAATCCCGATGGTCTGGGCGTTTGCGCGGCCACGGAACTCGCGGCGACGACCTGGCACGGCCGCGAACCCTACTGCCACATCTCATCCCCGCGCGAGGGATGGAATGCCAACCCCAAACCCCATGCCGACTACATCGACCCGACCGATATTCCGCAATGCTGGCATGGCCGGGCCATGACCGTGGACGTGGAAGCCAAGGCCAAGGAGCTGGCCGTGGTCAGACTCATGCATGATCTGAACGTGTAA
- a CDS encoding Y-family DNA polymerase, with protein MRDFYLMVDCNNFYASCERVFDPNLEGKPVVVLSNNDGCVIARSNEAKALGVVMGEPAYKREAFFSRSGVHVFSSNYALYGDMSARVMRILAGFSEKAEVYSIDECFLLLRGLSSASLLRTAKEIRRTVQQWTGIPVCVGLARTKTLAKIANRLAKKDGGDGVRLLEDEEDIDRVLQGLETGDIWGIGRKSARRLGDCGVHTALDLKGRDDDWVRRHLTVTGLRTVLELRQVPCIALEDAPPPARSLVCSRSFGTRIESLASLEEAVSAYVQRAGEKLRRKGLVAGAVQVFLETNRFQPGPQYAGSRCRALPAPTADTLALHGPALEILRDIHKPGYRYQKAGVILLDLSPAMGRQLSFLEPHGEEKTRRDRLMRIMDRINTVHGRGTLTLAASGLGKKEWHMRQERRSPSYTTSWAELPVVR; from the coding sequence ATGCGCGACTTCTACCTCATGGTCGACTGCAACAATTTCTATGCGTCCTGCGAGCGGGTCTTCGACCCGAACCTGGAAGGCAAGCCCGTGGTCGTGCTCTCCAACAACGACGGCTGCGTCATCGCCCGCTCAAACGAGGCCAAGGCCCTGGGCGTCGTGATGGGCGAGCCGGCCTACAAGCGCGAGGCCTTTTTCAGCCGTAGCGGCGTGCACGTCTTCTCCTCCAACTACGCCCTCTACGGCGACATGTCCGCGCGGGTCATGCGCATCCTGGCGGGCTTCTCGGAGAAAGCGGAAGTCTATTCCATCGACGAATGTTTTCTGCTGCTGCGGGGTTTGAGCAGCGCCTCCCTGTTGCGCACGGCGAAAGAAATCCGCCGCACGGTGCAGCAATGGACCGGCATCCCGGTCTGCGTGGGGCTGGCCCGCACCAAGACCCTGGCCAAGATCGCCAACCGGCTGGCCAAAAAGGATGGCGGCGACGGCGTGCGCCTGCTGGAGGACGAGGAGGATATCGACCGGGTCCTGCAGGGCCTCGAAACGGGCGACATCTGGGGCATCGGCCGCAAAAGCGCGCGGCGTCTTGGCGACTGTGGGGTGCATACCGCGCTGGACCTGAAAGGCCGGGACGACGACTGGGTCCGCCGCCACCTGACCGTGACCGGCCTGCGCACCGTGCTGGAGCTGCGCCAAGTGCCGTGCATCGCCCTGGAGGACGCCCCGCCCCCGGCCCGCTCGCTGGTCTGCTCGCGCTCCTTCGGGACGCGCATCGAGAGTCTGGCGAGCCTGGAGGAAGCGGTCTCGGCCTACGTGCAGCGGGCCGGGGAAAAGCTGCGCCGCAAGGGCCTCGTGGCCGGAGCCGTGCAGGTCTTTCTGGAGACAAACCGTTTCCAGCCCGGGCCCCAGTACGCCGGAAGCCGCTGCCGCGCCCTGCCCGCGCCCACGGCCGACACCCTCGCGCTGCATGGCCCGGCCCTTGAAATCCTGCGGGACATCCACAAGCCGGGGTACAGATACCAGAAGGCGGGCGTGATCCTGCTGGACCTCTCCCCGGCCATGGGTCGCCAGCTCTCCTTCCTGGAGCCCCACGGGGAGGAGAAAACCAGGCGCGACAGGCTGATGCGGATCATGGACCGCATCAACACAGTCCATGGCCGGGGCACCCTGACCCTGGCCGCCTCCGGCCTTGGGAAAAAGGAATGGCACATGCGCCAGGAGCGTCGCTCCCCCAGCTACACCACATCCTGGGCCGAACTGCCCGTAGTCCGCTGA